A window of Christiangramia forsetii KT0803 contains these coding sequences:
- a CDS encoding rod shape-determining protein — MGFFDFLIEEIAIDLGTANTLIIHNDKVVVDSPSIVARDRTSGKITAVGKEAAMMQGKTHENIKTIRPLKDGVIADFDASEKMLTMFIKEIPALKKKLFTPALRMVICIPSGITEVEMRAVKESAERVNGKEVYLIHEPMAAAIGIGVDIMQPKGNMIVDIGGGTTEIAVIALGGIVCDKSVKIAGDVFTNDIVYYMRTQHNLYVGERTAEKIKIQIGAATEDLEVPPDEMSVQGRDLLTGKPKQVNISYREIAKALDKSILRIEDAVMETLSQTPPELAADIYNTGIYLAGGGSMLRGLDKRLSQKTDLPVYIAEDPLRAVVRGTGICLKTLNRYKGILIK, encoded by the coding sequence ATGGGATTTTTTGATTTTCTCATTGAAGAAATTGCAATCGACTTAGGTACAGCGAATACCCTTATAATTCATAACGACAAAGTTGTTGTGGACAGCCCCTCTATAGTAGCACGCGACAGAACTTCCGGTAAAATAACTGCCGTAGGTAAGGAAGCGGCTATGATGCAGGGAAAAACTCATGAGAATATTAAAACCATACGCCCTTTAAAAGATGGTGTAATTGCCGATTTTGATGCCAGTGAAAAAATGCTCACCATGTTCATCAAAGAAATCCCGGCCCTTAAAAAGAAACTTTTTACTCCTGCCTTGAGAATGGTTATTTGTATTCCTTCAGGTATTACAGAAGTTGAGATGCGTGCTGTTAAGGAAAGTGCAGAAAGAGTTAACGGGAAAGAGGTTTACCTTATTCACGAACCAATGGCAGCAGCGATTGGGATTGGTGTAGATATCATGCAGCCAAAAGGAAACATGATCGTTGATATAGGGGGTGGAACTACAGAAATTGCGGTAATTGCCCTTGGTGGTATTGTTTGTGACAAATCGGTCAAGATTGCCGGGGATGTATTCACTAATGACATTGTATATTATATGCGTACTCAGCATAACCTGTATGTTGGAGAACGTACTGCTGAAAAGATAAAAATCCAGATTGGTGCGGCTACTGAAGATCTTGAGGTGCCGCCGGACGAAATGAGCGTTCAGGGTAGAGATCTTTTAACAGGGAAACCTAAACAGGTAAATATTTCTTACCGTGAGATTGCTAAAGCCCTGGATAAATCCATTCTTAGAATTGAAGATGCGGTTATGGAGACACTTTCTCAAACTCCTCCGGAACTTGCAGCTGATATTTATAATACGGGTATTTATTTAGCCGGTGGTGGTTCTATGCTAAGAGGATTAGATAAGCGCCTTTCTCAAAAAACAGATCTTCCTGTGTATATAGCTGAAGATCCGTTAAGAGCTGTGGTTCGAGGTACTGGTATTTGCTTAAAGACATTGAACCGATATAAAGGGATTTTGATCAAGTAG
- a CDS encoding HYC_CC_PP family protein: MKKAFQHIISLCMAFLVMLSTMSFTVDKHFCGNDLVDKAVFSKAKTCGMHMSADAEDRCCTNEKVEVEGQDELKISFDSLDFQQQLFITTFSFTYLNLFESLPKQIIPFKDYTPPLLVSDILLEDQVFLI, encoded by the coding sequence GTGAAAAAAGCATTTCAACATATTATTTCTTTGTGCATGGCCTTTCTGGTGATGCTGTCTACTATGTCTTTTACGGTAGATAAGCATTTCTGCGGAAACGATTTAGTTGATAAAGCAGTTTTTTCAAAAGCAAAGACCTGCGGAATGCATATGAGTGCAGATGCCGAAGATCGTTGTTGTACCAATGAAAAAGTTGAGGTAGAAGGTCAGGATGAATTAAAGATATCTTTTGATTCTTTAGATTTCCAACAACAACTTTTTATTACCACATTTTCATTTACGTATTTAAATCTGTTTGAAAGTTTACCAAAACAGATTATCCCATTTAAAGATTATACTCCTCCATTACTGGTTTCTGATATTCTATTGGAAGACCAGGTATTCCTTATTTGA
- a CDS encoding GAF domain-containing protein, producing MTFDKLKPQIEVLLKKEDLEVKDKLTQVCELLEQNIPYYDWVGFYFKNGNKEELKLKSFAGEPTDHEIIPFGRGICGQVAVSNKNFVVPDVKAQNNYIACSIHVKAEIVIPLFVDGENIGQIDIDSHTADPFSHEDEVFLQWVNEKVAEIL from the coding sequence ATGACTTTTGATAAATTAAAACCGCAAATAGAAGTTCTCCTTAAAAAGGAAGATCTTGAAGTTAAAGATAAGCTTACTCAAGTTTGTGAGCTACTGGAACAGAACATTCCGTATTATGACTGGGTTGGATTTTATTTCAAGAATGGAAATAAAGAGGAGTTGAAATTAAAATCTTTTGCCGGCGAACCAACAGATCACGAAATCATTCCTTTTGGAAGAGGTATTTGTGGGCAGGTTGCTGTTTCTAATAAGAATTTTGTGGTTCCAGATGTGAAAGCTCAGAATAACTATATTGCTTGTAGCATTCATGTGAAAGCCGAAATTGTGATTCCTTTATTCGTAGATGGAGAAAATATTGGACAAATTGATATTGACAGTCATACTGCAGATCCTTTTTCTCATGAGGATGAGGTTTTTCTTCAATGGGTAAATGAAAAGGTTGCAGAAATACTTTAA
- the xrtF gene encoding exosortase family protein XrtF — protein sequence MLSLIKKYRLVLRFIFIFLGSYFLFSSLYNSYLILYDNENPVPDPLTQLVARQSGTLMQGLGYADVEVVMHYTGLSMKLMVDDYFLAGIVEGCNSASIIILFASFVLAFFGKPVSTLLYLFAGSAIIYTINILRIVILSVSIYEYPQYSGLMHSIFFPLAIYGTVFMLWLIWVRIYSRWRKQ from the coding sequence TTGCTTAGCCTAATTAAAAAATATCGACTTGTTCTAAGATTTATTTTTATTTTCTTGGGGAGCTATTTTCTTTTTTCCAGTCTTTATAATAGTTATTTAATTTTATATGATAACGAAAACCCGGTTCCTGATCCTTTGACGCAATTGGTTGCAAGACAAAGCGGAACTTTGATGCAGGGGCTTGGATATGCAGATGTAGAGGTGGTGATGCATTATACTGGACTTTCTATGAAACTTATGGTAGATGATTATTTTTTAGCCGGAATCGTTGAAGGTTGCAATTCAGCTAGTATTATAATTTTATTTGCTTCTTTCGTCCTGGCCTTTTTTGGAAAACCTGTCTCTACCTTACTTTACCTCTTTGCCGGTTCAGCGATCATATACACGATAAATATTCTTAGAATTGTTATTCTTTCAGTAAGCATCTATGAATATCCCCAGTATTCCGGATTGATGCATTCTATATTTTTCCCATTGGCTATTTATGGAACTGTTTTTATGCTTTGGCTAATTTGGGTTAGAATTTATTCAAGATGGAGAAAACAGTAA
- a CDS encoding efflux RND transporter permease subunit, translated as MLNKSIKYLIENKLITFILLAVLIGWGIINSPFNWDTGLLPNDPVAVDAIPDIGENQQIIFTEWPGRSPQDIEDQITYPLTTSLLGIPGVKTIRSSSMFGFSSIYIIFEEDVEFYWSRSRILEKLNSLPENLLPEGINPTLGPDATGLGQIFWYTLEGRDKDGNVTGGWDLQELRSIQDYYVKYALSGASGVSEVASIGGYVQEYQIDVKPELMRQYGIGLDEIVMAVKESNREIGAQTLEINKAEYLVRGLGYVKSVADIENAVVTSEDYASIRIKDIANVSMGPASRRGILDKEGAEVVGGVVVARYGANPMEVINNVKAEINEIASGLPSKTLKDGTESQLTIVPFYDRTELIQETLGTLNEALTMEILITILVIIIMVFNLRASILISGLLPVAVLMVFISMKIFGVAANIVALSGIAIAIGTMVDMGIILSENIIRHLDMKDDRPINQLVYEATAEVSGAILTAVLTTIISFIPVFTMVGAEGKLFRPLAFTKTMALVSSILVALFLIPPIAAILFKKRNFRKEIGYILPGVLIVVGIAASIFGYWIGLALIGFGIIDLLLKFDKIDEKQSKLFKIGIAVFTIVLLLSVYWRPLGLQNNIVLNLFFVSAISFGLLAVFYLFQKYYVRILTWTLENKLLFLAIPTAIVILGFFIMKNTGKEFMPSLNEGSFLLMPTSLPHSGVEENKRVLQQLDMAVASLPEIETVVGKAGRTESALDPAPLSMYENIIQYKTEYMENEHGEKQQYRVNEDGYFMLKSGKLAANPNIEVDEDVSSRAQSRDLISTPLNVTREELIEDEDGEYFRNWRPEIKTPDDIWNEIARVTKLPGVTSAPKLQPIETRLIMLQTGMRAPMGIKVQGQNLKQIQEFGMKLEDLLKQAEGVKDEAVFADRIVGKPYLLIDIKREKLARYGISIDDVQQVLQVAIGGMQLSQTVEGRERYGIRVRYPRELRTSPQDIKDIYVPVEGGSPVPLGELVEIEYEKGPQVIKSENTFLTGYVLFDKLDGFAEVNVVENAQALIQGKIDSGELKIPAGIKYRFTGNYENQLRAEKTLSLVVPLSLLIIFLILYFQFKSVSTSLMVFAGIAVAFGGGFILIWFYGQDWFMDFSLFGENIRQLFQIKTINLSVAVWVGFIALFGIASDDGVVMATYLSQTFRENDPDNKRQIRQSVIEAGQKRIRPCLMTTATTILALLPILTSTGRGSDIMIPMAIPAFGGMLIALITLFVVPVLFSWRKESQLDAGSRKLVSGN; from the coding sequence ATGCTAAATAAAAGCATCAAATATTTAATAGAGAACAAACTTATTACCTTCATATTGCTTGCAGTATTGATAGGTTGGGGTATTATAAATTCGCCATTCAACTGGGATACAGGCTTACTGCCAAACGATCCGGTGGCGGTAGATGCCATTCCCGATATTGGTGAAAATCAACAGATTATTTTTACTGAATGGCCCGGGCGTTCTCCCCAGGATATTGAAGATCAGATCACTTATCCACTTACTACAAGTTTACTAGGTATTCCCGGAGTGAAGACCATTAGAAGTTCTTCGATGTTCGGGTTTTCCAGTATCTATATCATTTTTGAAGAAGATGTGGAGTTTTACTGGAGCCGAAGCCGAATTCTGGAAAAACTGAATTCTTTACCTGAAAATTTATTGCCCGAAGGTATAAATCCTACCCTGGGACCGGATGCAACAGGGCTTGGGCAGATCTTCTGGTACACACTGGAAGGTCGTGATAAAGATGGCAACGTGACCGGTGGCTGGGATCTCCAGGAACTGCGGAGTATTCAGGATTATTATGTGAAATATGCCCTTTCCGGTGCTAGCGGAGTTTCAGAAGTGGCCAGTATTGGTGGCTACGTTCAGGAATATCAAATTGATGTGAAGCCTGAATTGATGCGTCAGTATGGGATTGGTCTCGATGAGATAGTAATGGCGGTGAAGGAAAGCAATCGCGAAATCGGAGCTCAGACCCTGGAGATCAATAAAGCAGAATATTTAGTTCGTGGACTCGGTTATGTTAAATCTGTGGCAGATATCGAAAATGCCGTGGTGACTTCAGAAGATTATGCGTCCATAAGAATTAAAGATATCGCCAATGTTTCTATGGGGCCTGCATCACGAAGAGGTATTCTGGACAAGGAAGGTGCTGAGGTTGTAGGTGGAGTGGTAGTGGCTCGTTATGGAGCCAATCCTATGGAAGTGATCAATAATGTAAAGGCAGAGATCAATGAAATTGCCTCAGGTTTACCTTCAAAAACATTAAAAGACGGAACAGAATCTCAACTTACCATCGTTCCTTTTTACGATCGTACGGAGCTAATTCAGGAGACGCTGGGTACTTTAAATGAAGCTTTGACGATGGAGATTTTAATCACGATTCTGGTGATTATTATCATGGTTTTCAATTTAAGAGCGTCCATATTAATTTCAGGATTATTGCCGGTGGCGGTGCTCATGGTGTTTATATCCATGAAGATCTTCGGGGTGGCTGCGAATATTGTAGCCTTGTCGGGTATCGCAATCGCTATAGGTACGATGGTAGATATGGGAATTATCCTTTCTGAAAATATCATCAGGCACCTGGATATGAAAGATGACAGACCCATTAATCAGTTGGTTTATGAAGCTACGGCTGAAGTTTCTGGAGCGATCTTAACGGCAGTACTTACCACCATCATCAGTTTTATTCCGGTCTTTACGATGGTGGGTGCTGAAGGAAAATTATTTAGGCCGCTGGCGTTTACAAAAACAATGGCACTGGTATCTTCTATTCTGGTTGCGTTATTCCTTATACCACCAATTGCTGCTATCCTTTTCAAAAAGCGAAATTTTAGAAAAGAGATAGGTTATATTCTTCCTGGGGTTCTTATCGTGGTGGGAATTGCCGCTAGCATTTTTGGCTATTGGATTGGCCTTGCCCTGATAGGTTTCGGGATCATTGATCTACTTCTGAAGTTTGATAAGATAGATGAGAAGCAGAGTAAGTTATTTAAGATCGGGATCGCTGTCTTCACGATAGTACTTTTATTATCGGTTTACTGGAGACCGCTTGGACTTCAGAATAATATTGTTCTTAACCTGTTTTTTGTTTCAGCAATAAGTTTCGGACTTTTAGCTGTCTTTTATTTATTTCAGAAATATTATGTAAGGATACTAACCTGGACACTGGAAAATAAACTGCTGTTCCTTGCAATTCCAACGGCTATAGTCATTCTGGGATTTTTCATCATGAAAAATACCGGGAAAGAGTTTATGCCATCCCTTAATGAAGGATCTTTTCTATTAATGCCAACATCGTTGCCCCATTCAGGAGTGGAGGAGAATAAAAGAGTATTGCAGCAACTGGATATGGCGGTAGCGAGTTTGCCTGAAATTGAAACAGTGGTGGGAAAAGCGGGTCGTACAGAATCGGCTCTGGATCCTGCACCATTATCCATGTATGAAAATATTATTCAGTATAAAACTGAATATATGGAGAATGAGCACGGTGAAAAGCAGCAATATCGTGTAAATGAAGATGGATATTTTATGCTGAAAAGTGGAAAACTGGCCGCGAATCCAAATATTGAAGTAGATGAAGATGTGTCATCCCGAGCGCAGTCGAGGGATCTCATTTCGACTCCGCTCAATGTGACAAGGGAAGAATTAATAGAAGATGAAGACGGAGAATATTTCAGGAACTGGCGCCCGGAGATTAAAACTCCCGATGATATCTGGAATGAGATCGCCAGGGTTACAAAATTACCTGGAGTCACTTCAGCTCCAAAATTGCAGCCAATTGAAACCCGGTTAATCATGTTACAAACCGGGATGCGTGCACCTATGGGCATCAAAGTTCAGGGACAGAATCTTAAGCAAATTCAGGAATTCGGGATGAAGCTTGAAGATCTTCTAAAGCAGGCAGAGGGAGTTAAAGACGAAGCTGTTTTTGCCGATCGTATCGTGGGGAAACCATATTTATTGATCGATATCAAACGAGAGAAGCTTGCCCGATACGGAATTTCTATTGATGATGTACAGCAGGTATTGCAGGTGGCTATTGGCGGTATGCAATTGAGTCAGACGGTGGAAGGTCGTGAACGCTATGGAATTCGTGTTCGATATCCAAGAGAACTTCGTACAAGTCCTCAGGATATCAAGGATATTTATGTGCCGGTAGAGGGCGGTTCGCCTGTTCCATTGGGAGAACTGGTGGAAATTGAATATGAAAAAGGACCTCAGGTAATTAAGAGTGAAAACACATTTTTAACAGGATATGTGCTTTTTGATAAACTGGATGGTTTCGCGGAAGTGAATGTGGTGGAAAACGCACAGGCATTGATTCAGGGTAAAATTGATTCCGGAGAATTGAAAATACCTGCGGGAATCAAATACCGATTTACCGGAAATTATGAGAATCAGCTTCGTGCTGAAAAGACACTTTCTCTGGTAGTTCCATTGTCATTATTAATCATTTTTCTAATCCTTTATTTCCAGTTCAAATCTGTTTCAACATCCTTAATGGTATTTGCAGGAATTGCGGTGGCCTTTGGCGGTGGATTTATTTTGATCTGGTTTTATGGCCAGGATTGGTTTATGGATTTCAGCCTTTTTGGAGAAAATATCAGGCAGTTGTTCCAGATAAAAACGATCAATCTAAGTGTGGCCGTATGGGTTGGATTTATAGCACTGTTTGGGATCGCCAGTGATGATGGTGTGGTAATGGCCACCTACCTCTCACAAACTTTCAGGGAGAATGATCCCGACAATAAAAGACAGATCAGGCAATCGGTGATTGAAGCTGGACAAAAACGAATACGCCCTTGTTTAATGACTACGGCTA
- the purH gene encoding bifunctional phosphoribosylaminoimidazolecarboxamide formyltransferase/IMP cyclohydrolase: MSELKQAKSALISVFSKDGLEPIVRKLDDLGITIYSTGGTEKFIKELGIEVVPVEDVTSYPSILGGRVKTLHPKVFGGILNRQDHEGDVKELEQFEIPQIDIVIVDLYPFEKTVASGAAEQDIIEKIDIGGISLIRAAAKNFKDVTCVSSVDDYQEFLDLLNEKNGETSTADRKRFATKAFNISSHYDSAIFNYFNQEDEVSSFKQSELKGKELRYGENPHQKGTFFGDFDEIFNKLHGKELSYNNLLDVDAAVNLMNEFKGDAPTFAILKHNNACGLAQRDTIHKAYVDALAGDPVSAFGGILISNVEIDADTAEEIHKLFCEVVIAPSFSEKALEILKGKKNRILLILKDIKLPKNQVRTCLNGVLVQDKDLKTDTMEDLKQATSNKATDDELSDMIFASKICKHTKSNTIVFAKNKQLCASGTGQTSRVDALTQGIEKARSFDFNLKGAVMASDAFFPFPDCVEIAGNAGITAVIQPGGSIKDQLSIDYCNDNNIAMVMTGTRHFKH; the protein is encoded by the coding sequence ATGAGCGAATTAAAACAAGCAAAGTCTGCTTTAATTTCAGTTTTCAGTAAAGATGGATTAGAACCTATCGTTAGAAAGCTTGATGATCTGGGTATAACGATTTATTCCACCGGAGGCACCGAGAAATTTATCAAGGAGCTTGGAATCGAGGTTGTTCCAGTAGAAGATGTTACCTCCTACCCATCAATTCTTGGGGGAAGAGTAAAAACACTTCACCCTAAAGTTTTTGGCGGAATCCTGAATAGACAGGATCATGAAGGAGATGTAAAGGAACTGGAACAGTTTGAAATTCCGCAGATTGATATTGTAATTGTGGATCTTTATCCTTTTGAAAAAACAGTAGCTTCCGGAGCTGCAGAACAGGATATTATAGAAAAAATTGATATTGGCGGGATTTCACTTATTAGAGCTGCCGCAAAAAATTTTAAAGATGTTACCTGCGTTTCTTCTGTAGACGATTATCAGGAATTTCTTGATTTGCTGAATGAAAAAAACGGAGAAACCAGTACTGCTGACAGGAAGAGATTCGCTACCAAGGCATTCAATATTTCTTCACATTACGATTCAGCTATCTTTAATTATTTTAATCAGGAAGATGAAGTAAGTTCATTTAAACAAAGTGAATTAAAAGGGAAAGAATTAAGATATGGTGAAAACCCACATCAAAAAGGAACTTTCTTTGGAGATTTTGATGAGATCTTTAACAAACTTCACGGAAAGGAACTTTCTTATAATAATCTTCTGGATGTTGATGCTGCGGTGAACTTGATGAATGAATTTAAAGGAGACGCCCCAACATTTGCAATTTTAAAGCATAATAACGCCTGCGGACTTGCTCAAAGAGACACAATTCATAAGGCATATGTAGACGCATTGGCCGGAGATCCTGTTTCAGCATTTGGCGGAATTCTAATAAGTAATGTGGAAATTGATGCCGATACTGCTGAAGAAATCCACAAACTTTTCTGCGAAGTGGTGATCGCTCCATCATTTTCAGAAAAAGCATTGGAAATTTTAAAGGGCAAAAAGAACAGAATCCTTCTGATCTTAAAAGATATAAAACTTCCCAAAAATCAGGTAAGAACCTGTCTCAATGGTGTTTTGGTTCAGGATAAAGATTTGAAGACCGATACTATGGAAGATCTAAAGCAGGCGACCAGCAATAAAGCTACAGATGATGAGTTATCTGACATGATATTTGCTTCGAAGATCTGCAAACACACTAAATCGAACACCATCGTTTTTGCAAAAAACAAACAACTTTGTGCTAGCGGTACAGGACAAACTTCACGAGTTGACGCCCTTACCCAAGGTATAGAAAAGGCTAGATCATTTGATTTCAACCTTAAAGGAGCCGTGATGGCAAGTGATGCGTTCTTTCCATTTCCCGATTGTGTGGAGATTGCTGGAAATGCCGGAATCACTGCAGTAATTCAGCCTGGAGGATCCATAAAAGATCAGCTAAGCATAGATTATTGTAATGATAATAATATCGCAATGGTGATGACAGGAACACGCCATTTTAAACATTAA
- a CDS encoding exosortase F system-associated membrane protein, with translation MEKTVKKRYRVLQIGLLVILLAAVRFFEQDIFYDPLILFFKSDYLLGIIPPMDMAKLMINLTMRYALNTSISLLIIYISFKDLGILKFSTILYVVLYALATSAFIFLVLNIEREHYLALFYVRRFLIHPLFLLILLPAFYYYRLTLRRKS, from the coding sequence ATGGAGAAAACAGTAAAAAAAAGATATCGCGTTTTACAGATTGGACTGTTGGTAATCTTACTCGCAGCTGTTCGGTTTTTTGAGCAGGATATTTTCTATGACCCTCTAATTTTATTCTTTAAGTCAGATTATCTACTAGGAATTATTCCGCCAATGGATATGGCTAAACTTATGATTAATCTAACCATGAGGTACGCTCTAAATACATCAATATCTCTTTTAATAATTTATATCAGTTTTAAAGACCTTGGTATTCTTAAATTTTCGACGATTCTCTATGTTGTTCTATATGCGCTGGCAACATCAGCTTTTATTTTTCTTGTGCTTAATATTGAAAGAGAGCATTATCTCGCACTATTTTATGTTAGACGATTTTTGATTCATCCGCTATTTCTATTAATACTACTACCGGCATTCTACTATTATCGTCTTACTCTTAGAAGAAAAAGTTGA
- a CDS encoding ABC transporter permease produces MLIYLRVLKESFNFAVSALTNNLLRTFLSLLGVTIGIFSIIAVLAAVDSLQKNIKGSLSSLDNSTIILMRFNFGPSDIPRWKREQFPDVSYEEYQNLKKSLPDLDAISFALGIPGGTSLKYRDVTSAGVDVGAVTHEYYDIEAFDLAEGRFFNEPEGVSGSPVIILGHEVATNLFGDTSPMGKELRVFGRKATVIGVMEKQGQSFVGNSRDGQAFVPVNFARRVYGTTKGTVFPQIVLKPEEGVDNDEFIAILEQQLRSMRGIKPGEINNFFVNQLSGLSDFIDNITGQLNIIGLVISGFSLLVGGFGIANIMFVSVKERTNLIGIQKSLGAKNKFILSQFLFEAIILSVIGGLVGLFFVWIVSIIASQFTGEFEFVLSPLNMLIGTVVSAMIGLISGIIPAISASKLDPVEAIRTGM; encoded by the coding sequence ATGCTAATTTATTTACGTGTACTAAAGGAGAGTTTTAATTTTGCAGTAAGTGCTCTTACGAATAACCTGCTAAGAACTTTTCTTTCTTTATTGGGTGTGACCATTGGTATATTTTCAATTATAGCGGTTCTCGCCGCTGTAGATTCATTGCAAAAAAACATTAAGGGAAGTCTTAGTTCACTAGATAATAGTACCATTATTTTGATGAGGTTCAATTTTGGGCCCTCCGATATACCTCGCTGGAAGCGAGAGCAGTTTCCCGATGTTTCTTATGAAGAGTATCAAAATCTAAAAAAGAGTTTGCCAGACCTCGATGCGATTAGCTTTGCTCTGGGAATACCTGGAGGAACATCTTTAAAATACCGTGATGTGACCAGTGCGGGAGTAGATGTGGGTGCTGTAACCCATGAATATTACGATATTGAGGCTTTTGATCTCGCTGAAGGTCGCTTTTTTAATGAGCCAGAGGGCGTTAGTGGTTCCCCTGTAATTATATTAGGTCATGAAGTTGCTACAAATTTATTTGGAGATACCAGCCCTATGGGAAAAGAACTTCGGGTTTTTGGAAGAAAGGCAACGGTTATTGGAGTAATGGAAAAGCAGGGGCAGTCATTTGTTGGAAATTCAAGAGACGGTCAGGCATTTGTGCCAGTGAATTTTGCACGGAGGGTATATGGAACTACTAAAGGAACAGTTTTTCCTCAAATTGTTTTAAAACCAGAGGAAGGAGTAGATAATGACGAGTTTATAGCCATTTTAGAACAGCAGTTAAGAAGTATGCGAGGCATAAAACCAGGAGAGATTAATAATTTCTTCGTGAATCAACTTTCAGGACTTTCAGATTTCATAGATAATATTACAGGACAGCTGAACATAATTGGTTTGGTAATTAGCGGATTTTCACTTCTGGTAGGAGGTTTTGGGATTGCTAATATCATGTTCGTAAGTGTAAAAGAAAGAACCAATCTTATAGGAATTCAGAAATCGCTTGGAGCTAAAAACAAATTTATTCTTTCGCAATTTCTTTTTGAAGCTATTATTCTTTCGGTCATAGGGGGATTAGTGGGCTTATTCTTTGTATGGATTGTATCCATCATCGCTTCGCAATTTACTGGTGAATTTGAATTTGTCCTTTCGCCATTAAATATGCTCATAGGAACTGTAGTTTCAGCTATGATTGGATTAATATCCGGAATAATTCCGGCTATCTCCGCCTCTAAATTAGATCCTGTAGAAGCCATAAGGACAGGAATGTAA